One Glycine max cultivar Williams 82 chromosome 3, Glycine_max_v4.0, whole genome shotgun sequence DNA window includes the following coding sequences:
- the LOC100798484 gene encoding calcium-dependent lipid-binding protein isoform X3, translated as MGLFSGIFMGVLFGIALMAGWARMMRYRSAKRIAKAADIKLLGSLNRDDLKKICGDNLPEWISFPVYEQVKWLNKKLTKLWPFVAEAATLVIRESVEPLLEEYRPPGITSLKFSKLSLGNVAPKIEGIRVQSLTKGQIIMDIDFRWGGDPSIILAVEAALVASIPIQLKDLQVFTIVRVIFQLAEEIPCISAVVVALLAEPKPRIDYTLKAVGGSLTAIPGISDMIDDTVNSIVTDMLQWPHRIVVPLGGIPVDTSELELKPQGKLALTVVKATALKNMEMIGKSDPYVVVHIRPLFKYKTKVLDKDIGQDKRLGIAQLPLIGLEIQTEKEIELRLLPSLDTLKVKDKKDRGTLTVKVMYYQFNKEEQLVALEAEKEILEERKKLKEAGVIGSTMDALDGAVSVVGSGVGLVGTGVVAGAGLVGSGVVAGAGLVGSGIGAGAGLVGSGIGAGVGIVGSGLGAVGSGLSKAGKFMGRTITGHSGSRKSGSSTPVNNAQENGGGAKPL; from the exons ATGGGTTTGTTTTCTGGGATTTTTATGGGGGTGTTGTTCGGCATCGCATTGATGGCTGGATGGGCACGCATGATGAGGTACCGAAGTGCCAAACGAATTGCAAAG GCAGCTGACATTAAACTCCTTGGATCCCTTAACAGAGatgatttaaagaaaatttgtgGTGATAATTTGCCTGAGTGGATATCTTTTCCTGTATATGAACAG GTGAAATGGCTAAACAAGAAACTGACCAAACTTTGGCCATTTGTGGCAGAA gcAGCAACCTTGGTGATCAGAGAATCTGTTGAACCACTGCTAGAAGAGTACAGACCTCCAGGAATTACTTCATTGAAGTTCAGCAAGCTGTCACTTGGAAATGTGGCTCCGAAAATTGAAG GTATTCGtgttcagagcttaaccaaagGTCAAATCATAATGGATATTGATTTCCGTTGGGGTGGTGATCCTAGTATTATTTTGGCTGTTGAAGCTGCACTTGTTGCATCAATCCCTATACAG TTGAAGGATCTACAGGTTTTCACCATTGTCCGTGTGATATTTCAACTTGCTGAAGAGATCCCCTGCATTTCTGCTGTTGTTGTAGCTCTGCTTGCTGAG CCAAAGCCCAGGATTGATTATACTCTGAAAGCTGTTGGTGGAAGTTTAACGGCTATTCCTGGAATCTCAGATATGATTGAT GATACTGTGAACTCAATTGTTACTGACATGCTCCAATGGCCTCATAGGATTGTGGTTCCACTTGGTGGCATTCCTGTTGATACCag tGAACTGGAGCTTAAACCCCAGGGAAAACTTGCACTGACTGTTGTCAAAGCAACTGCTTTAAAGAATATGGAAATGATTGGAAAGTCAGATCCTTATGTAGTTGTGCATATTCGACCATTATTTAAGTATAAAACCAAG GTTCTTGATAAAGACATTGGGCAAGATAAGCGATTGGGAATAGCACAGTTACCCCTTATTGGTCTAGAAATACAAACTGAAAAGGAGATCGAATTGAGGCTGCTGCCCTCACTTGATACACTTAAGGTGAAAGATAAGAAAGATCGAGGAACCTTAACAGTGAAG GTCATGTATTATCAGTTTAACAAGGAAGAGCAGCTGGTTGCGCTAGAAGCAGAAAAGGAGATACTAGAAGAAAGGAAGAAACTGAAAGAAGCGGGAGTGATAGGAAGCACAATGGATGCACTAGATGGAGCAGTATCAGTGGTAGGGTCTGGTGTTGGACTGGTTGGTACTGGTGTTGTTGCAGGTGCCGGTCTTGTGGGAAGTGGCGTCGTCGCGGGTGCTGGGCTTGTGGGAAGTGGCATTGGTGCTGGAGCAGGGCTGGTTGGAAGCGGCATCGGTGCTGGAGTTGGCATTGTCGGGAGCGGTCTTGGAGCCGTTGGTAGTGGACTGAGCAAGGCAGGGAAgttcatgggaaggacaatCACAGGTCATAGTGGCTCCAGAAAGAGTGGTTCTTCGACTCCAGTCAACAATGCTCAGGAGAATGGTGGTGGTGCAAAGCCTCTTTGA
- the LOC100798484 gene encoding calcium-dependent lipid-binding protein isoform X1, which produces MGLFSGIFMGVLFGIALMAGWARMMRYRSAKRIAKAADIKLLGSLNRDDLKKICGDNLPEWISFPVYEQVKWLNKKLTKLWPFVAEAATLVIRESVEPLLEEYRPPGITSLKFSKLSLGNVAPKIEGIRVQSLTKGQIIMDIDFRWGGDPSIILAVEAALVASIPIQLKDLQVFTIVRVIFQLAEEIPCISAVVVALLAEPKPRIDYTLKAVGGSLTAIPGISDMIDDTVNSIVTDMLQWPHRIVVPLGGIPVDTSELELKPQGKLALTVVKATALKNMEMIGKSDPYVVVHIRPLFKYKTKVIDNNLNPIWNEKFELIAEDKETQSLILEVLDKDIGQDKRLGIAQLPLIGLEIQTEKEIELRLLPSLDTLKVKDKKDRGTLTVKVMYYQFNKEEQLVALEAEKEILEERKKLKEAGVIGSTMDALDGAVSVVGSGVGLVGTGVVAGAGLVGSGVVAGAGLVGSGIGAGAGLVGSGIGAGVGIVGSGLGAVGSGLSKAGKFMGRTITGHSGSRKSGSSTPVNNAQENGGGAKPL; this is translated from the exons ATGGGTTTGTTTTCTGGGATTTTTATGGGGGTGTTGTTCGGCATCGCATTGATGGCTGGATGGGCACGCATGATGAGGTACCGAAGTGCCAAACGAATTGCAAAG GCAGCTGACATTAAACTCCTTGGATCCCTTAACAGAGatgatttaaagaaaatttgtgGTGATAATTTGCCTGAGTGGATATCTTTTCCTGTATATGAACAG GTGAAATGGCTAAACAAGAAACTGACCAAACTTTGGCCATTTGTGGCAGAA gcAGCAACCTTGGTGATCAGAGAATCTGTTGAACCACTGCTAGAAGAGTACAGACCTCCAGGAATTACTTCATTGAAGTTCAGCAAGCTGTCACTTGGAAATGTGGCTCCGAAAATTGAAG GTATTCGtgttcagagcttaaccaaagGTCAAATCATAATGGATATTGATTTCCGTTGGGGTGGTGATCCTAGTATTATTTTGGCTGTTGAAGCTGCACTTGTTGCATCAATCCCTATACAG TTGAAGGATCTACAGGTTTTCACCATTGTCCGTGTGATATTTCAACTTGCTGAAGAGATCCCCTGCATTTCTGCTGTTGTTGTAGCTCTGCTTGCTGAG CCAAAGCCCAGGATTGATTATACTCTGAAAGCTGTTGGTGGAAGTTTAACGGCTATTCCTGGAATCTCAGATATGATTGAT GATACTGTGAACTCAATTGTTACTGACATGCTCCAATGGCCTCATAGGATTGTGGTTCCACTTGGTGGCATTCCTGTTGATACCag tGAACTGGAGCTTAAACCCCAGGGAAAACTTGCACTGACTGTTGTCAAAGCAACTGCTTTAAAGAATATGGAAATGATTGGAAAGTCAGATCCTTATGTAGTTGTGCATATTCGACCATTATTTAAGTATAAAACCAAGGTTATTGATAACAACCTGAATCCTATTTGGAATGAGAAATTCGAGTTGATTGCAGAAGACAAGGAGACCCAATCACTCATTCTTGAG GTTCTTGATAAAGACATTGGGCAAGATAAGCGATTGGGAATAGCACAGTTACCCCTTATTGGTCTAGAAATACAAACTGAAAAGGAGATCGAATTGAGGCTGCTGCCCTCACTTGATACACTTAAGGTGAAAGATAAGAAAGATCGAGGAACCTTAACAGTGAAG GTCATGTATTATCAGTTTAACAAGGAAGAGCAGCTGGTTGCGCTAGAAGCAGAAAAGGAGATACTAGAAGAAAGGAAGAAACTGAAAGAAGCGGGAGTGATAGGAAGCACAATGGATGCACTAGATGGAGCAGTATCAGTGGTAGGGTCTGGTGTTGGACTGGTTGGTACTGGTGTTGTTGCAGGTGCCGGTCTTGTGGGAAGTGGCGTCGTCGCGGGTGCTGGGCTTGTGGGAAGTGGCATTGGTGCTGGAGCAGGGCTGGTTGGAAGCGGCATCGGTGCTGGAGTTGGCATTGTCGGGAGCGGTCTTGGAGCCGTTGGTAGTGGACTGAGCAAGGCAGGGAAgttcatgggaaggacaatCACAGGTCATAGTGGCTCCAGAAAGAGTGGTTCTTCGACTCCAGTCAACAATGCTCAGGAGAATGGTGGTGGTGCAAAGCCTCTTTGA
- the LOC100499989 gene encoding phosphopantothenoylcysteine decarboxylase-like isoform X1 codes for MAGSEPVRAEGETMAVDAAPRKPRILLAASGSVAAVKFANLCHCFSEWADVRAVSTSASLHFIDRAAMPKDVILYTDDNEWSSWKKLGDSVLHIELRKWADIMVIAPLSANTLGKIAGGLCDNLLTCIVRAWDYSKPFFVAPAMNTFMWNNPFTERHLISIDELGISLIPPVTKRLACGDYGNGAMAEPSTIYSTVRLFYESKAQQGNGDI; via the exons ATGGCCGGTTCAGAACCTGTTAGGGCAGAGGGAGAGACTATGGCTGTGGATGCTGCCCCAAGGAAGCCCCGGATTCTACTTGCTGCGAGTGGGAGTGTTGCTGCTGTCAAATTTGCAAATCTTTGTCACTGTTTCTCTGAATGGGCAGATGTAAGAGCAGTTTCCACAAGTGCATCTTTGCATTTCATTGATAGAGCAGCAATGCCCAAGGATGTAATTCTATACACGGATGACAATGAATGGTCTAGTTGGAAGAAATTAGGTGATAGCGTGCTTCACATTGAGCTTCGCAAATGGGCTGATATCATGGTCATCGCTCCATTATCAGCAAACACCCTTGGCAAG ATTGCTGGAGGGTTGTGTGACAATCTACTGACATGCATCGTTCGAGCCTGGGACTACAGCAAGCCATTCTTTGTTGCACCAGCCATGAACACTTTTATGTGGAACAATCCTTTCACAGAGCGGCATCTCATCTCCATTGATGAGCTTGGCATTTCTCTCATCCCGCCTGTTACAAAGAGGTTAGCTTGTGGGGACTATGGCAATGGTGCCATGGCTGAACCCTCTACCATTTACTCAACTGTAAGGCTCTTCTATGAGTCTAAGGCTCAGCAAGGTAATGGTGATATCTGA
- the LOC100798484 gene encoding calcium-dependent lipid-binding protein isoform X2, producing MGLFSGIFMGVLFGIALMAGWARMMRYRSAKRIAKAADIKLLGSLNRDDLKKICGDNLPEWISFPVYEQVKWLNKKLTKLWPFVAEAATLVIRESVEPLLEEYRPPGITSLKFSKLSLGNVAPKIEGIRVQSLTKGQIIMDIDFRWGGDPSIILAVEAALVASIPIQLKDLQVFTIVRVIFQLAEEIPCISAVVVALLAEPKPRIDYTLKAVGGSLTAIPGISDMIDDTVNSIVTDMLQWPHRIVVPLGGIPVDTSELELKPQGKLALTVVKATALKNMEMIGKSDPYVVVHIRPLFKYKTKVIDNNLNPIWNEKFELIAEDKETQSLILEVLDKDIGQDKRLGIAQLPLIGLEIQTEKEIELRLLPSLDTLKVKDKKDRGTLTVKVMYYQFNKEEQLVALEAEKEILEERKKLKEAGVIGSTMDALDGAVSVVGSGVGLVGTGVVAGAGLVGSGIGAGAGLVGSGIGAGVGIVGSGLGAVGSGLSKAGKFMGRTITGHSGSRKSGSSTPVNNAQENGGGAKPL from the exons ATGGGTTTGTTTTCTGGGATTTTTATGGGGGTGTTGTTCGGCATCGCATTGATGGCTGGATGGGCACGCATGATGAGGTACCGAAGTGCCAAACGAATTGCAAAG GCAGCTGACATTAAACTCCTTGGATCCCTTAACAGAGatgatttaaagaaaatttgtgGTGATAATTTGCCTGAGTGGATATCTTTTCCTGTATATGAACAG GTGAAATGGCTAAACAAGAAACTGACCAAACTTTGGCCATTTGTGGCAGAA gcAGCAACCTTGGTGATCAGAGAATCTGTTGAACCACTGCTAGAAGAGTACAGACCTCCAGGAATTACTTCATTGAAGTTCAGCAAGCTGTCACTTGGAAATGTGGCTCCGAAAATTGAAG GTATTCGtgttcagagcttaaccaaagGTCAAATCATAATGGATATTGATTTCCGTTGGGGTGGTGATCCTAGTATTATTTTGGCTGTTGAAGCTGCACTTGTTGCATCAATCCCTATACAG TTGAAGGATCTACAGGTTTTCACCATTGTCCGTGTGATATTTCAACTTGCTGAAGAGATCCCCTGCATTTCTGCTGTTGTTGTAGCTCTGCTTGCTGAG CCAAAGCCCAGGATTGATTATACTCTGAAAGCTGTTGGTGGAAGTTTAACGGCTATTCCTGGAATCTCAGATATGATTGAT GATACTGTGAACTCAATTGTTACTGACATGCTCCAATGGCCTCATAGGATTGTGGTTCCACTTGGTGGCATTCCTGTTGATACCag tGAACTGGAGCTTAAACCCCAGGGAAAACTTGCACTGACTGTTGTCAAAGCAACTGCTTTAAAGAATATGGAAATGATTGGAAAGTCAGATCCTTATGTAGTTGTGCATATTCGACCATTATTTAAGTATAAAACCAAGGTTATTGATAACAACCTGAATCCTATTTGGAATGAGAAATTCGAGTTGATTGCAGAAGACAAGGAGACCCAATCACTCATTCTTGAG GTTCTTGATAAAGACATTGGGCAAGATAAGCGATTGGGAATAGCACAGTTACCCCTTATTGGTCTAGAAATACAAACTGAAAAGGAGATCGAATTGAGGCTGCTGCCCTCACTTGATACACTTAAGGTGAAAGATAAGAAAGATCGAGGAACCTTAACAGTGAAG GTCATGTATTATCAGTTTAACAAGGAAGAGCAGCTGGTTGCGCTAGAAGCAGAAAAGGAGATACTAGAAGAAAGGAAGAAACTGAAAGAAGCGGGAGTGATAGGAAGCACAATGGATGCACTAGATGGAGCAGTATCAGTGGTAGGGTCTGGTGTTGGACTGGTTGGTACTGGTGTTGTTGCAGGTGCCGGTCTTGTGGGAA GTGGCATTGGTGCTGGAGCAGGGCTGGTTGGAAGCGGCATCGGTGCTGGAGTTGGCATTGTCGGGAGCGGTCTTGGAGCCGTTGGTAGTGGACTGAGCAAGGCAGGGAAgttcatgggaaggacaatCACAGGTCATAGTGGCTCCAGAAAGAGTGGTTCTTCGACTCCAGTCAACAATGCTCAGGAGAATGGTGGTGGTGCAAAGCCTCTTTGA